The following proteins are encoded in a genomic region of Nymphalis io chromosome 8, ilAglIoxx1.1, whole genome shotgun sequence:
- the LOC126770192 gene encoding beta-1,3-glucosyltransferase isoform X1 — protein sequence MGIVTALTLFALIQTATSFGSRNVVFTIVSQAEPYHASVASRLKREIENQVNELEELTPKVYITHEDIPVAGAWTIIPLLRPLVTKYKNTDVRWVLFVEPHTTVRCSKLFEALGAADNQKDTMWIGYPLSDDEPTIIHHFAFYEDLEDDGGFVYPHFANGFAMRIELMDRLVNQIENDERKLEADFSIDPAFELAQLVYGDSNNPGPLLTPDLSFCVVSGDNCATYPRQFDICGSPIAEDSIYFAVKTWTGFHSTRAKVVKKTWGKHVTHLQFFSDKSDPDLPAVDIGVPNTKTGHCLKTVTILKEVVKRVKDLPNIKWIFLADDDTILGVQRLCELLSCYRGGSDITVLGERYGYGYGKKETVGKGYDYITGGGGAALSAGAARALAPCACAARAAPDDMALGACALRANVSLTHSPLFHQARPQDYPREVLARDRPVSFHRHSSPEPLRVYATWFQHDDLALKRKKNKDEL from the exons gTTCAAGAAATGTTGTATTTACTATAGTTAGTCAAGCAGAACCATATCATGCAAGCGTTGCAAGTCGACTCAAACGTGAAATAGAAAATCAAGTAAATGAATTAGAagag CTTACACCGAAAGTCTACATAACACATGAAGATATACCCGTAGCTGGAGCTTGGACGATAATTCCTCTACTGAGGCCGTTAGTTACTAAATACAAAAACACAGACGTACGATGGGTTCTGTTCGTCGAACCACATACTACTGTACGTTGCAGTAAGCTATTTGAAGCTTTAGGAGCGGCTGACAATCAGAAG GATACAATGTGGATTGGTTATCCACTAAGTGATGATGAACCGACGATAATACACCATTTTGCCTTTTACGAAGATTTGGAAGATGATGGTGGTTTTGTATATCCCCATTTTGCAAATGGTTTCGCGATGAGAATTGAATTAATGGACAG ACTCGtgaatcaaatagaaaatgATGAGAGGAAGCTAGAAGCTGACTTCTCAATCGATCCTGCGTTCGAATTGGCACAACTTGTTTATGGGGATAGCAATAATCCTGGACCGTTATTGACTCCTGATCTGAGCTTCTGTGTTGTTTCCGGAGATAACTGTGCAACGTACCCGAGGCAGTTCGATATATGT GGCAGTCCTATCGCTGAGGACTCGATTTACTTCGCAGTGAAAACTTGGACAGGTTTCCACTCAACCAGAGCAAAGGTGGTGAAGAAGACATGGGGAAAACACGTCACACATCTGCAATTCTTCAGTGATAAATCTG ATCCTGATCTTCCGGCTGTTGATATCGGTGTGCCAAACACGAAGACAGGTCATTGTTTAAAGACGGTCACCATTTTGAAGGAAGTTGTGAAGAGAGTTAAAGATCTTCCAAATATTAAATGGATATTTCTGGCTGATGATGACACTATTTTAGG tgtcCAGCGGCTCTGTGAATTGCTGAGCTGCTACCGAGGCGGTTCCGACATAACGGTTCTAGGAGAGAGATACGGTTACGGATACGGCAAGAAGGAGACAGTTGGTAAag GCTACGACTACATaacgggcggcggcggcgcggcgctgtcggcgggcgcggcgcgggcgCTGGCGCCGTGCGCgtgcgccgcgcgcgccgcgcccgaCGACATGGCGCTCGGCGCCTGCGCGCTGCGCGCCAACGTCTCGCTCACGCACTCGCCGCTCTTCCACCAG GCACGCCCTCAAGACTACCCGCGTGAAGTGCTGGCAAGAGACCGCCCGGTGTCCTTCCATAGGCACTCGTCGCCAGAACCGCTCAGGGTCTACGCCACCTGGTTCCAGCATGATGACTTGGCtcttaaaaggaaaaaaaataaggaTGAACTGTAG
- the LOC126770192 gene encoding beta-1,3-glucosyltransferase isoform X2: protein MFAKVTALTLFALIQTATSFGSRNVVFTIVSQAEPYHASVASRLKREIENQVNELEELTPKVYITHEDIPVAGAWTIIPLLRPLVTKYKNTDVRWVLFVEPHTTVRCSKLFEALGAADNQKDTMWIGYPLSDDEPTIIHHFAFYEDLEDDGGFVYPHFANGFAMRIELMDRLVNQIENDERKLEADFSIDPAFELAQLVYGDSNNPGPLLTPDLSFCVVSGDNCATYPRQFDICGSPIAEDSIYFAVKTWTGFHSTRAKVVKKTWGKHVTHLQFFSDKSDPDLPAVDIGVPNTKTGHCLKTVTILKEVVKRVKDLPNIKWIFLADDDTILGVQRLCELLSCYRGGSDITVLGERYGYGYGKKETVGYDYITGGGGAALSAGAARALAPCACAARAAPDDMALGACALRANVSLTHSPLFHQARPQDYPREVLARDRPVSFHRHSSPEPLRVYATWFQHDDLALKRKKNKDEL from the exons gTTCAAGAAATGTTGTATTTACTATAGTTAGTCAAGCAGAACCATATCATGCAAGCGTTGCAAGTCGACTCAAACGTGAAATAGAAAATCAAGTAAATGAATTAGAagag CTTACACCGAAAGTCTACATAACACATGAAGATATACCCGTAGCTGGAGCTTGGACGATAATTCCTCTACTGAGGCCGTTAGTTACTAAATACAAAAACACAGACGTACGATGGGTTCTGTTCGTCGAACCACATACTACTGTACGTTGCAGTAAGCTATTTGAAGCTTTAGGAGCGGCTGACAATCAGAAG GATACAATGTGGATTGGTTATCCACTAAGTGATGATGAACCGACGATAATACACCATTTTGCCTTTTACGAAGATTTGGAAGATGATGGTGGTTTTGTATATCCCCATTTTGCAAATGGTTTCGCGATGAGAATTGAATTAATGGACAG ACTCGtgaatcaaatagaaaatgATGAGAGGAAGCTAGAAGCTGACTTCTCAATCGATCCTGCGTTCGAATTGGCACAACTTGTTTATGGGGATAGCAATAATCCTGGACCGTTATTGACTCCTGATCTGAGCTTCTGTGTTGTTTCCGGAGATAACTGTGCAACGTACCCGAGGCAGTTCGATATATGT GGCAGTCCTATCGCTGAGGACTCGATTTACTTCGCAGTGAAAACTTGGACAGGTTTCCACTCAACCAGAGCAAAGGTGGTGAAGAAGACATGGGGAAAACACGTCACACATCTGCAATTCTTCAGTGATAAATCTG ATCCTGATCTTCCGGCTGTTGATATCGGTGTGCCAAACACGAAGACAGGTCATTGTTTAAAGACGGTCACCATTTTGAAGGAAGTTGTGAAGAGAGTTAAAGATCTTCCAAATATTAAATGGATATTTCTGGCTGATGATGACACTATTTTAGG tgtcCAGCGGCTCTGTGAATTGCTGAGCTGCTACCGAGGCGGTTCCGACATAACGGTTCTAGGAGAGAGATACGGTTACGGATACGGCAAGAAGGAGACAGTTG GCTACGACTACATaacgggcggcggcggcgcggcgctgtcggcgggcgcggcgcgggcgCTGGCGCCGTGCGCgtgcgccgcgcgcgccgcgcccgaCGACATGGCGCTCGGCGCCTGCGCGCTGCGCGCCAACGTCTCGCTCACGCACTCGCCGCTCTTCCACCAG GCACGCCCTCAAGACTACCCGCGTGAAGTGCTGGCAAGAGACCGCCCGGTGTCCTTCCATAGGCACTCGTCGCCAGAACCGCTCAGGGTCTACGCCACCTGGTTCCAGCATGATGACTTGGCtcttaaaaggaaaaaaaataaggaTGAACTGTAG